In Perca fluviatilis chromosome 14, GENO_Pfluv_1.0, whole genome shotgun sequence, a genomic segment contains:
- the LOC120573707 gene encoding zinc finger protein 664-like codes for MVTCDDTRLQTSGPVQEVEGSGVDVMSVSSTSQKQDVETEEADHEERAISEPAESKENDSDDGEREEANDRDDDWKPDKSHVKLKGSDSKQRPKTTKKQKARRKSRTENSGDVFSCKVCGAQHKSEVAFVKHAWSHVDDAGSVCGVCGELSESSEALKGHLQSYHKTGDRGESLLGVLGLNEHVAAHSGERPYECDVCHDVFALSLSLENHRKLHEAGAPHKCYTCHKVFAKKEHLKAHCATHTNKKKQLCGVCGKSLSDYRSLSRHKLTHSGERPHSCRVCGDRFKLPGTLRQHEKIHTDRERSYLCDVCCKMFMTSKQLQIHMRMHTNEKPYHCGECGRGFSTKGPLTVHMRIHTGETPYSCPDCGWAFKRKVNLDNHVTVHSGLKPFVCVTCGKACARKAYLKVHMRTHNGERPYKCKLCDKAFTQSHCLKTHMKSHLVANAAP; via the exons ATGGTGACGTGCGACGACACCAGACTTCAAACGAG CGGCCCTGTTCAGGAGGTCGAAGGCAGCGGAGTAGACGTCATGTCCGTCAGCTCAACATCGCAAAAACAAGACGTGGAAACAGAGGAAGCCGATCACGAGGAGCGTGCGATATCGGAGCCGGCTGAAAGTAAAGAGAACGACAGCGATGACGGTGAAAGAGAAGAAGCGAATGACAGGGACGACGATTGGAAACCAGACAAAAGCCACGTAAAGCTGAAAGGAAGTGACTCTAAACAGCGGCCGAAGAcgacaaagaaacaaaaggcCAGGCGTAAGTCAAGGACTGAGAACAGTGGTGATGTTTTCTCCTGCAAAGTCTGCGGAGCTCAGCACAAATCAGAAGTCGCATTCGTCAAACACGCCTGGAGTCACGTGGACGATGCAGGAAGCGTCTGCGGAGTGTGCGGAGAGCTTTCGGAGTCCTCGGAGGCGTTGAAGGGTCATCTTCAAAGTTACCACAAAACCGGCGACCGCGGAGAGTCTCTCCTCGGTGTCCTCGGCCTCAATGAGCACGTGGCTGCCCACTCGGGGGAGAGACCGTACGAATGCGATGTCTGCCATGACGTTTTCGCGTTGAGTTTGTCCCTGGAGAATCACCGGAAACTCCACGAGGCGGGCGCGCCGCACAAATGTTACACTTGCCACAAAGTGTTCGCTAAGAAGGAACACTTAAAAGCTCACTGCGCGACTCACACCAACAAAAAGAAGCAGCTCTGCGGCGTGTGCGGCAAATCCCTCAGCGACTATAGGTCTCTATCCCGCCACAAGCTGACGCACTCCGGGGAGCGGCCTCACAGCTGTCGGGTTTGCGGGGATCGGTTCAAACTTCCCGGGACGCTGAGACAACACGAGAAGATTCACACGGACCGAGAGAGGTCGTACCTGTGCGACGTTTGCTGCAAGATGTTCATGACGAGCAAGCAGCTGCAGATCCACATGAGAATGCACACCAACGAGAAGCCCTACCACTGCGGCGAATGCGGCAGGGGCTTCAGCACCAAGGGACCGTTGACGGTTCACATGCGGATCCACACCGGAGAGACACCGTACAGCTGCCCGGACTGTGGCTGGGCCTTCAAGCGCAAGGTTAACCTGGATAACCACGTGACGGTGCACTCAGGCCTCAAACCGTTTGTTTGCGTGACTTGTGGGAAAGCGTGCGCTCGTAAAGCGTATTTGAAAGTCCACATGAGAACCCACAACGGGGAGAGACCGTACAAGTGTAAACTCTGCGATAAGGCTTTCACTCAGAgccactgcctgaaaacgcacatGAAGAGCCACCTGGTGGCCAACGCTGCACCGTGA